The stretch of DNA GAGAACCGGGTATGTGGCGATCTTTCCGCAGCAGGCCGATGGCGGCAATCTGCTGCATGGTTTCGTCGACTGGCTGGCCGCCCAGCGGGATCTCAGTTGAATTCGATCAGCGCGTCGTTGGCATATTCCTTTTTGCCGATCGGTACCGAATAGCTTTTGCCATCCTTGCTGACTTGCAGCTCGACGCGGTTGACGCCGTCGATCAGTGTGGCGCTGGTGATGTCGCGGTCGGCGTGCACGCTCAGCTTGAAGTCCTTGAACGAGCACCAGTCGGTCGTCAGCGTCAGCGTGTTGATCAGGGCGCGCACGAAGAACGGGATGTGGTTTTTCGCGACCCCCACCAGCACCCGGCATTCGAGCCGGATGTCGCCCAGCCGGCGCATACCGGCCGGAACGCCGGCGCTGCGCACGTCCGGCATCCAGCTGTAGTAGCTCTTTTTTTGGTTCAGCACCACGTCCGCATTGTCGTCTTCCGCCGCGCGGTTGCGGGGCAGGGAGAAGCCGTGGTCTTCCGCCAGCGGCAGCGGGATTTCGGTCTGGTCACCCGACAGCCGTACCGTCAGGCTGTCGAACGCGTCGGCCGGCGCCTTGCTGCTTTTATACAGGCGGAAGCGGACCAGCGATGCGTTCGGCGCCAGCTCATGGTTGTTGTCGAAGGCGTCCAGGCCGGACAGCATGTAGCGGTACGGTTGCAGCTCCGGGCTGCGGGTGCCGTTGATGACCACCAGCTGTCCGGCATCGTCCTCGGCCAGGGCCTGCTGCTGCCACAGCAGTAGCAGCAGTAGCAGCAGGGTGGCGATGGTAGCGTAGCGGCTCCATGTCATGGCCCTCATGCGGTCAGACTTCCTCGCGGCGGCGGCGCATGTAAATGGCGACCGCAATCATGGCCACGCCGGCGGCGGCGCCGATCCATACGCTGGCGTTGCCCAGCGTGCTCCACGACGCCTCGAAGATAATGGTCGACACCGATACGCCCGGTGTCTCCGGCGAGACGCTCAGCGGCGGCTGGTCGAACCCGATCCACGCGCCCGGCACCACGCCCAGCAGGATACGGCTGGAGATGTGGCTGGCGAACCAGACCGCATCAACCCCGAAGTGCAGTGCTTTTTGCGCCCACACCAGCAGCAGCGTGGTGATGATCGGCGTGCCGACCGCCCACAGGAACACCTTGGAGCGCGCGATGCTCGACACCATCAGCAGCCAGCCCACGGTCGGCAAGGCCCACAGGATGTACACCGGCAGCAGGGCGACCAGGCGCAGCGGCGTCAGGTAGAACTGCGGCGTCATCAGCAGCGCGCCGAACAGATTGGTGCCATGCATCGCCGCCAGGCCGCACAGGGCCAGCACCATCAGCAGCCCGACCGCGATGGCCACGCCCAGCGTGATCAGCGGCGCGACGACCAACGCCGTCACCAGCTTGGACAGCACGGTCATGCTGTCCGACACCGGCAGCGATTTCCAGAACAGCAGGCTGCGGTCGCGGCGCTCGTCGTGCAGCGCGCCGAGGCAGTAGAAGAACACCAGCAGGCCCAGGATCATCAGGATCGGCATGCCGGCCGTGACGTACATCTCGCCCATGGTTTCGACGATGCGGGTGCGCGCCGTGCCTTCGATGGTGACGCTGAGCGGCTGGTTGTATAGCCGGATGGTATCCAGGTTGCCGAAGATCAGGCCGGTGAGGATCAGGGTGACGACGGCGCCGGCGATGACGATGGGCGTCCACAGCAGCATGCCCTTGTTTTCCCACATCTCGCGCTTGATCAGCCATTTCATGGTTTTCATGCGTAGCTTCCTTTCATGGTCGCAACGAACAGGTCGGCCACGCTGGGCGTGCGCAGTTCGCCAAAATTGGACAGTTGTGCGCGGTTGGCGCCGTCAAACAGCATTACCGGCTTGCCGAACACGGTGCGCTGGCTCAGCGGTTGCAGCGCATTGGCGGCGGCGATGAATTGCGGCTCGACCATCACCTCGGTAAAGCGCTCGCCCACTTCATCCATGGACGCCGACAGCGCGATCTTGCCGTTTTCGATGAACAGCAGGTCGGTGAGGATGTGCTCGACTTCCTCGATCTGGTGGGTAGTGATCAGGATAGTCTTGTTTTCGTCGAAGTAGTCTTCCAGCAGGTTCTGGTAGAACTGCTTGCGGTACAGGATGTCCAGCCCCAGCGTCGGCTCGTCCAGCACCAGCAGTTTGGCGTCGATCGCCATCACCAGCGCCAGGTGCAGTTGCACCACCATGCCCTTGGACATGGCCTTGACCTTCATGTTCGGCGTCAGCTTGGTGTTGGCGAGGTATTTCTCGGCCTTGGCGCGGTTGAAGCGCGGATGCACGCCCTCGACAAAATCGATGGCGTCCTTGACCTTGAGCCAGCGCGGCAGGATGGCGACGTCGGCAATGAAGCAGACCTCGTTCATCAGCGCCTCGCGCTGCTGGCGCGGGTCCATGCCCAGCACCGACAGCTGGCCCTCGAACGGGGTCAGGCCGAGGATGGCCTTGAGGGTGGTGGTCTTGCCGGAACCGTTGGGGCCGATCAGGCCGACGATGCGGCCGGACTCCACCGTGAAGCTGACGTCGTCCAGCGCGGCCTGTTTGCCGTAGCGCTTGTTCAGGCCGCCGGCGGTGATGACGGCGCTCATGCCGCACCTCCGGCCGCCGGGGTCAACAGCGATTCGAGGTCCAGGCCCAGGCGGCGGATGCGTTCCAGCACCACGGGCCAGTCTTCGCGCAGGAAGCGTTCGCGTTCGGTGGCCAGCAGTTTGTCGCGGGCGCCATCAGTCACATACATACCTATTCCCCTCCGTTTTTCGACCAGCGTTTCGTCCACCAGCTCCTGGTAGGCGCGCGAGACTGTGATTGGGTTGAGTTGATACTCGGCGGCGATCTGCCGCACCGAGGGCAGGGCATCGCCGGGCTTGAGCAAGCCGTCCAGCACCATGCCGACGACTTTGTCCTTGAGCTGCCGATAGATCGGCGCGTTGTCATTCCACATACATAGTTACCCCTTACGTGTGTTAATGAAGTGGTGTTGTAGTGAACTATAACACTACGAATCAAAAAAGCAAACATTTTTGCCTGTCGCGCACGATTGACCGTCGTGATTATTGCGGCAATGTTATATAGTCTGATAGTTACCTCAATAAACAATCCTAGGGGATTCGATGACTGCAAATAATATCGATCAGCGCCTCGGCAATCTGATCACCCAACACGAAAGCGACATCCTGGCCATTTGGGCAGCCGATCTGGCGGGCAAGAGCTTCCGCAGCGACGAAGCGACCATGCAGCGCCACACGCGCCAGTTCCTGGCGCTGTTGCCGGCCGCCATCACCACCGGCGGCACCGCCGACACCAATCAGCGCCAGTGGGACGAAGTCCGCAACCTGCTGAGCGAAGTGTCGATCCAGCGCGCCAAGCAGGGGTCGACCCCGAACGACACCGCCACCTTCGTGTTTTCACTGAAGCAGCCAATGTTCACCATGTTGCGGCGCGAACTGGGCGCCGAATCGGTCGAGCTGGCCGACGCCTCGTGGGCGGTCAGCACCTTGCTCGACCAGCTGGGCCTGTACACGCTGGAAGTGTTCCAGAAAAGTCGCGACCAGATCATTGTGCGCCAGCAGCATGAGCTGATGGAACTGTCGACGCCGGTCGTCAAGCTGTGGCAGGACATCCTGGCGTTGCCGCTGATCGGCACGCTCGACAGCGCGCGCAGCCAAGTGGTGATGGAAAGCCTGCTGGAGAAAATCGTCGAAACCGGCGCCGCCATCGCCATCATCGACATCACCGGCGTGCCGACCGTCGACACGCTGGTGGCGCAGCATCTGATGAAGACGATTGCCGCCGCGCGCCTGATGGGCGCCGACTGCATCATCAGCGGCATCCGTCCGCAGATCGCCCAGACCATCGTGCACCTTGGCGTCAATCTGGAGGACGTGGTGACCAAGGCGACGCTGGCCGACGCCTTTGTTGTGGCCCTGGCGCGCGTGGGCGCGACCATCACTCGCAAGGCGTGAGCGCAGCATGGAACGGATTCCTATTTTGCGGATTGGCGATCTGCTGCTGGTGACCATCCAGGTGGACATGCATGACAGCCTGGCCCTGACCTTGCAGGATGACCTGACCGAACGTATCGTCCGCGACAACGCCAAGGGCGTGCTGATCGACATTTCCGCGCTGGACCTGGTGGACTCGTTCATCGGCCGCATGATCAGCAACACCGCCGCCATGGCGCGCGTGCTGGACGCCCAGACGGTGCTGGTCGGCATGCAGCCGGCGGTGGCGATTACGCTGGTGGAACTTGGCCTGACGCTGCCCGGCGTGAAAACTGCATTGAATGTTGAAAAAGGCATGCAGTTGTTAGGAAAGAACTACGCGTGATGAGCCTCGCCTCGCCCGACATCAGCCGCTACCCCTCGCCGTTGCTGACCAAGTACGCCAGCCAGGCCAGGCTGCACCAGGTGCTGCCGCTGGAAACCGACGAGCACGTGGTGGCGGTGCGCAAGGCGGTGCGCGAGCACGCCCTGGAATTAAAACTCAGCCTGGTGGAGCAGACCAAGCTGGTGACCGCCGCCAGCGAGCTGGCACGCAATACCATCAAGTACGGCGGTGGTGGCGTGGTGGTGCTGGAACGCCTGATCGACGGCCTGCGCAACGGGCTGCGGCTGGTGTTTGCCGACACCGGCCCCGGCATCGCCGACATCGAACTGGCGCTGCGCGACGGCTACACCAGCGGCGGCGGCCTTGGTCTTGGACTGGGCGGCACCAAGCGCCTGGTTGATGATTTTCTGATTGATTCACGCCCCAGCGAGGGCACTGCAGTAGCGATTATTAAATGGAAAATCTAAGTAGTTCGCTGGCGCCCGCTGAATGGATCACCATCAGCCACGTCAGCGATGTCGGCGCCGCCCGGCGCAGCGGTCAGACCCTGGCCGAACAACTGGGCATGGGGGAGACGCGCGCCGGCCAGCTGGCGATCATCATTACTGAGGCCGCCAGCAACATCATCAAGCACGCCGGCGAGGGCCGGGTGCGAGTGAACATGGCCGCGCATGGCGGCCAGCGCTGTATCGAGGTGCTGGCGCTGGATAACGGTCCCGGCATCGGCAATCTGGCGCAGTCGATGCTGGACGGCGTGTCCAGCGCCGGCACCGCCGGCACCGGCCTGGGCGCGATGCGCCGGCTGGCCGATCAACTGGACGTGTACGCGCCCGCCGGCAAGGGCACGGCGTTGTTCGCGCGCCTGTGGCTGGACCCGGCCGACGCCGCGCAGCCGGTCCGTTACGGCGGCGTTTGCCTGCCGCTGGCCGGTGAAACGGCCTGCGGCGACGCCTGGGCGGTGGCAGAACAACAAGGCCGCGTGGTGCTGTTGATGGCCGACGGCCTCGGTCACGGACCGGAAGCGGCCAAGGCCTCGGCGGCGGCAGTGCAGACGCTGACGGCCGAGCCCGGCTACGCGCCGCAGCGGCTGATGGAAGACTGCCACCAGGCGCTGCGGCCGACGCGCGGCGCCGCCATGGCAATTGGTGAGCTGGACCTGGCGGCGCGGCAGTTGCGTTTTGCCGGCGTCGGCAACATCGGCGCCAGCATCATCGACGACGCCGCGCGGCGGCAACTGATGTCGCATAACGGCATCGTCGGCCACAATATGCGCAAGGTCAATGAGCTGGTGTTTGAGTGTCCGGCCGGCGCACTGGTGGTGCTGGCCAGCGACGGCATCACCACCCAGTGGGACCTCGCAGCCTATCCCGGCCTGGCGACACGCGAACCGGCGCTGATCGCCGGCGTGCTGCTGCGCGACCACAGCCGCGGGCGCGACGACGCCAGCGTACTGGTAGTCAAGACCCTGGAGAACGTGTGATGTCGTTTGTGCGCATATTGCAGGTCAACATAGGCAGCACGCCGGACCTGGTGGCGGTGCGCCAGCGCGCGCGCCAGGTGGCCGGCCTGCTCAATTTCGGCGTGCAGGACCAGGTGCGGATTGCCACGGCGGTGTCGGAAGTGGCGCGCTGCGCCTACGGCCGGCTGGAGGGCGGCCGCGCCACCTTCGCCGTCAATGTGCGGGAACAACCGCCGCAGCTCAAGGTCATCATCAGCGCCGAAGGCGCCGAGCGTCCGCACGCCACCGTTGATGGCGAGGCGGCTACGCCGCAGCTGGCCGGCGCGCAGCTGACGGCGCAACGGCTGATGGACAACTGCACCATCGTCAGCGCCACGGCGCTGGAGTTGAAGGTGGAGATGAACAAGAGCTTGCCGGCGCAGCCGGGCCGCGCCGCGGTGGATCTGGCGCAGGTCGGCGCGCAACTGGTGGCCACGCCGATCCAGAGCACGTATTCGGAAATCGAACAGCAAAACCGTGAGCTGGCGCAGGCGCTGGCCGAACTGCGCGAGCGCCAGGACGACTTGCTGGCGCTGACGCGCGAACTGGAAGACACCAACCGCGGCGTGGTGGCGCTGTACGCCGAGATCGAGGAAAAGGCCGAGCGCCTGCGCAAGGCCGACGAAATGAAATCGCGCTTCCTGTCCAACACCAGCCACGAGCTGCGCACGCCGCTGAGCTCGATCCGCGCGCTGAGCAAGCTGCTGCTGGACCGCATGGACGGCCCGCTGACCGAGGAGCAGGAGCGCCAGGTGGCGTTTATCGCCAGCGCCGCCGGCGACCTGTCGGAACTGGTAAACGACCTGCTGGACCTGGCCAAGATCGAGGCCGGCAAGGTGGACGTGACGCTGTCGCCGGTTGAGGTCGGCGCGATGTTCAGCGCGCTCAAGGGCATGCTGCGGCCGTTGACGCGTGATGCGCCGGTCGAGCTGGTGTTCGTCGAGCCGCCGCCGCTGACCTTGATGTCGGACGAAGGTAAGGTCACGCAAATCCTGCGCAACTTCATCTCCAATGCGCTCAAGTTTACCGAGGAAGGTCAGGTGGTGGTGCAGCTGCTGGACGAGGGCGAAGACCACGTGACATTCGCCGTCACCGACAGCGGCATCGGCATCAGTGCCGACAACCAGCAATTGATTTTTGAAGAATTCAGCCAGATTGCGCACCCGCTTCAACGGCGCGCCAAAGGCACCGGACTGGGCCTGCCGCTGTGCCGCAAGCTGGCCACGTTGCTCGGCGGCACGGTGGATGTGTCCAGTGCCGAGGGCAGCGGTTCGACGTTTTATCTGCGGCTGCCGGCCGCCTCCCCATGAACAAGGATACCGTCATGGACAACAGCTCTATTCTGATACTGAATGTGGACGACAACGATGGCGCGCGTTACGTCAAGACGCGCATCCTGCTGAGCGCCGGCTTCCGCGTGATCGAAGCCGCCAATGGCACCGACGCGCTGGAGATGGCGCGCAAGGAGGCGCCTGCGCTGGTGCTGCTGGACGTTAAGCTGCCCGACATCAGCGGCATCGAAGTGTGCCGCCGCATCAAGTCCGACGTCGCCACCTGCACGGTGCTGGTACTGCAAACCTCGGCCGCGCTGATCGGCCGCGACGACAAGATCCGCGGCCTGGACGGTGGCGCCGACAATTACCTGGCGGCGCCGATCGAGGCCGACGAACTGATCGCCAACGTCAACGCCTTGCTGCGGCTGCAACGCACCCAGGCGGACCTGCGCAACAGCGAGGAACGCTTCCGCCAGCTGGCCGAAAACATCGAGGACGTGTTCTGGATGTTCAATATCAGCGACCAGCGATTGCTGTACGCCAGTCCGGCCTACGAGCGCCTGTTCGGCCGCCCGCTGGCGCAGCTGCAGCAGACGCCGGACGACTGGCTGGAAGCGGTCCATCCGGAGGACCGCCAGTTGGTGCAGGCCGACTGGCAAGCCTTCCTGAGCGAGGGCCATTACGACCAGGAATTCCGGCTCGGCGAGGAAGGTTCGGTGCGCTGGGTGCGCGACCGCGCTTTCCTGGTGCGCGACGACCAGCAGCAGCCGTACCGCGTGGCCCGCATCAGCAGCGACATCAGCGAACGCAAGAACATGGAGGCGCTGCTGCGCCAGGCGGACGAGCACAAGAACGATTTCCTGGCCACGCTGGCGCACGAGCTGCGTAATCCGCTCAGTCCGATCCGCAACGCGGTCACGCTGATGAACACGGTGCCGGCCACGCAGGCCGAGGTGCACCAGCGCGCGCGTGACGTGATCCTGCGCCAGGTCGGTCACCTGACCCATCTGGTGGATGATTTGCTGGACGTGGCGCGCATCTCGCAAGGCAAGCTGACCTTGCGGCAGCAGGATGTGGAGCTGCATGCGGTGATCGAGCCGGCCGTCGAGACCGTGAAGGCGCTGATTGAATCGCGCGGCCACCGGCTGCGCGTCGATGTGCCGCCGCAGCCGGTGTGGCTGCATGGCGATCCGGTGCGGCTGTCGCAGATCCTTGGCAACCTGCTGCACAACGCCGCCAAGTTCACCGACCCCGGTGGCGAAATTTCGCTGAACGTCACGCTGCCGCAGACCGACCGCATCCGCATCGCGGTAGGGGACAACGGCATCGGCATCACCTCGTACAACCTGGCGCGCATCTTTGGCATGTTCACGCAAGGCGCCTCGACGCGCGACCGCATGCACGACGGCCTCGGCATCGGCTTGTCGCTGGTGTCCAAGCTGGTGGACATGCATGGCGGCCGAGTGGAAGCCTATAGCGACGGTATCGGCAAAGGCAGCACCTTTGTGCTGGAATTCCCGTTGCAGCTGCCGGCGGTGGTGGTGCCTGCTGCCGTTGTGGAACCGGCCGTGCCGGGCAGCCTGCGCCTGCTGCTGGTGGACGATAACGTCGACTCGGTCAGCGTGATGGCGGAGTTGTTGAAGATGATGGGGCACGACGTGGTCACCGCCAACAACGCCGAGGACGCACTGACGCTGGCCCGCGCGCACCAGCCGGAAACCATCGTGCTCGACCTCGGCCTGCCGGGCATCGACGGCTACACGCTGGCGCGCATGCTGCGGGCCGAGCCGGCTTTCGCGCATACGCGGCTGATCGCTCACACCGGCTACGGCTCCGACCAGGACCGTGAACGCAGCCGCGCGGCCGGCTTCGACTATCACCTGGTCAAGCCGGCCAGGTTCGACGACCTGGAGCAGGCGCTACAGCCCCAGCGCTGAGCGCAGCTGCAAGGCGTTGCCGATGGCGGCGCCGGACGCGGTATTGTCGAAGATGCACCAGGCGTCGCGTTCGGCCAGCCATTTGGCGACGCTGGTCAGATAGG from Duganella dendranthematis encodes:
- a CDS encoding ABC transporter ATP-binding protein, whose amino-acid sequence is MSAVITAGGLNKRYGKQAALDDVSFTVESGRIVGLIGPNGSGKTTTLKAILGLTPFEGQLSVLGMDPRQQREALMNEVCFIADVAILPRWLKVKDAIDFVEGVHPRFNRAKAEKYLANTKLTPNMKVKAMSKGMVVQLHLALVMAIDAKLLVLDEPTLGLDILYRKQFYQNLLEDYFDENKTILITTHQIEEVEHILTDLLFIENGKIALSASMDEVGERFTEVMVEPQFIAAANALQPLSQRTVFGKPVMLFDGANRAQLSNFGELRTPSVADLFVATMKGSYA
- a CDS encoding GntR family transcriptional regulator, whose product is MWNDNAPIYRQLKDKVVGMVLDGLLKPGDALPSVRQIAAEYQLNPITVSRAYQELVDETLVEKRRGIGMYVTDGARDKLLATERERFLREDWPVVLERIRRLGLDLESLLTPAAGGAA
- a CDS encoding STAS domain-containing protein is translated as MTANNIDQRLGNLITQHESDILAIWAADLAGKSFRSDEATMQRHTRQFLALLPAAITTGGTADTNQRQWDEVRNLLSEVSIQRAKQGSTPNDTATFVFSLKQPMFTMLRRELGAESVELADASWAVSTLLDQLGLYTLEVFQKSRDQIIVRQQHELMELSTPVVKLWQDILALPLIGTLDSARSQVVMESLLEKIVETGAAIAIIDITGVPTVDTLVAQHLMKTIAAARLMGADCIISGIRPQIAQTIVHLGVNLEDVVTKATLADAFVVALARVGATITRKA
- a CDS encoding STAS domain-containing protein; amino-acid sequence: MERIPILRIGDLLLVTIQVDMHDSLALTLQDDLTERIVRDNAKGVLIDISALDLVDSFIGRMISNTAAMARVLDAQTVLVGMQPAVAITLVELGLTLPGVKTALNVEKGMQLLGKNYA
- a CDS encoding anti-sigma regulatory factor, whose product is MSLASPDISRYPSPLLTKYASQARLHQVLPLETDEHVVAVRKAVREHALELKLSLVEQTKLVTAASELARNTIKYGGGGVVVLERLIDGLRNGLRLVFADTGPGIADIELALRDGYTSGGGLGLGLGGTKRLVDDFLIDSRPSEGTAVAIIKWKI
- a CDS encoding ATP-binding SpoIIE family protein phosphatase; the encoded protein is MENLSSSLAPAEWITISHVSDVGAARRSGQTLAEQLGMGETRAGQLAIIITEAASNIIKHAGEGRVRVNMAAHGGQRCIEVLALDNGPGIGNLAQSMLDGVSSAGTAGTGLGAMRRLADQLDVYAPAGKGTALFARLWLDPADAAQPVRYGGVCLPLAGETACGDAWAVAEQQGRVVLLMADGLGHGPEAAKASAAAVQTLTAEPGYAPQRLMEDCHQALRPTRGAAMAIGELDLAARQLRFAGVGNIGASIIDDAARRQLMSHNGIVGHNMRKVNELVFECPAGALVVLASDGITTQWDLAAYPGLATREPALIAGVLLRDHSRGRDDASVLVVKTLENV
- a CDS encoding sensor histidine kinase translates to MSFVRILQVNIGSTPDLVAVRQRARQVAGLLNFGVQDQVRIATAVSEVARCAYGRLEGGRATFAVNVREQPPQLKVIISAEGAERPHATVDGEAATPQLAGAQLTAQRLMDNCTIVSATALELKVEMNKSLPAQPGRAAVDLAQVGAQLVATPIQSTYSEIEQQNRELAQALAELRERQDDLLALTRELEDTNRGVVALYAEIEEKAERLRKADEMKSRFLSNTSHELRTPLSSIRALSKLLLDRMDGPLTEEQERQVAFIASAAGDLSELVNDLLDLAKIEAGKVDVTLSPVEVGAMFSALKGMLRPLTRDAPVELVFVEPPPLTLMSDEGKVTQILRNFISNALKFTEEGQVVVQLLDEGEDHVTFAVTDSGIGISADNQQLIFEEFSQIAHPLQRRAKGTGLGLPLCRKLATLLGGTVDVSSAEGSGSTFYLRLPAASP
- a CDS encoding hybrid sensor histidine kinase/response regulator, translated to MDNSSILILNVDDNDGARYVKTRILLSAGFRVIEAANGTDALEMARKEAPALVLLDVKLPDISGIEVCRRIKSDVATCTVLVLQTSAALIGRDDKIRGLDGGADNYLAAPIEADELIANVNALLRLQRTQADLRNSEERFRQLAENIEDVFWMFNISDQRLLYASPAYERLFGRPLAQLQQTPDDWLEAVHPEDRQLVQADWQAFLSEGHYDQEFRLGEEGSVRWVRDRAFLVRDDQQQPYRVARISSDISERKNMEALLRQADEHKNDFLATLAHELRNPLSPIRNAVTLMNTVPATQAEVHQRARDVILRQVGHLTHLVDDLLDVARISQGKLTLRQQDVELHAVIEPAVETVKALIESRGHRLRVDVPPQPVWLHGDPVRLSQILGNLLHNAAKFTDPGGEISLNVTLPQTDRIRIAVGDNGIGITSYNLARIFGMFTQGASTRDRMHDGLGIGLSLVSKLVDMHGGRVEAYSDGIGKGSTFVLEFPLQLPAVVVPAAVVEPAVPGSLRLLLVDDNVDSVSVMAELLKMMGHDVVTANNAEDALTLARAHQPETIVLDLGLPGIDGYTLARMLRAEPAFAHTRLIAHTGYGSDQDRERSRAAGFDYHLVKPARFDDLEQALQPQR